The genomic DNA CAATGGCGGAAGTCGAGAAGAAAAGTAGAGCTACCGCAATATTTTTCATTTCCAGTGCCGAGGTGTAATTTACATATGGTAGATGACAGCATTCTGCTATCCGTCCATGACTGCATGCTGTCTGGCTGGACCAGACTCAGAGTCACCAGCGGGATCGAGCGATTCCCCAGTGATTTCGAGCTTGGAATGACGGAACTATACCCCGGCCAGGCCAGCGATGTCGTTGTCCAGCCTGGAGACACGTGCAAGCTGATGGTTGGTGATACGCCTATTGTTACGGGGTACGTGGACCGCGTGGGCTCCAGCATCAGTCCGAACACGCACGAAATCCGTGTCACAGGCCGGGGAAGTGCCAGGATCTTCTTGATTGCGCCGCGGAGTGGCCGGCCGGGCAAATCTCAAATTGCACGGTGTACGACATAGCGAAGAAGCTGGCATCTGCGTACACCGTTGATGTGCAGTG from Cupriavidus sp. D39 includes the following:
- a CDS encoding phage baseplate assembly protein encodes the protein MLSGWTRLRVTSGIERFPSDFELGMTELYPGQASDVVVQPGDTCKLMVGDTPIVTGYVDRVGSSISPNTHEIRVTGRGSARIFLIAPRSGRPGKSQIARCTT